The genomic window GATCGCTTATTGCAAGATGGATACATTTGCTTTGGTTTTGGTCCTGAGAAAGTTAGCGGAGAAGTTGGATTGGCGTCCGAAATAAGAAGTAACAAGAGAGCAATGGAATGCATGTAGGAATTCCTACCAAAATCCGACTTGTCGGGAGGGGTCCTGAGATTTCCCTATCCTTAGAATGGCGACTCAAAAGAGCATAAAGAAAATCGTATTAGCATATTCCGGGGGATTAGATACCTCCGTAATTCTCACTTGGTTAAAAGAGACATACGGCTGCGAAGTAGTCGCGTTTACAGCGGACGTGGGCCAAAAAGAAGAGCTTACTGGCCTAGAAGAAAAAGGCATTAAGACCGGAGCTTCCAAAGTTTATATTGAAGACCTTCGTCTGGAGTTCGCCAGAGACTTTATTTATCCCGCTATCCAAGGCAATGCAATCTATGAAATGAGATACTTGCTCGGCACTTCTCTCGCAAGACCTTTGATCGCAAAAGCGATGGTTGAAGTCGGCAAGAAAGAAGGAGCCGATGCATTTGCACATGGTGCCACCGGAAAAGGAAACGACCAAGTTCGATTCGAGTTGGCCTTCAAGTCCTTGGCTCCTGAAAAAGAGATCATCGCCCCTTGGAGAACCTGGACCTTCGGCGGAAGAGCGGACCTGATCGAGTATGCAAAATCGAAAGGGATCCCAGTTCCCGTTACCGCTTCCAAGCCTTACTCCATGGACAGGAATTTAATGCATATCTCTTACGAGGGTGGAATTTTAGAAGATCCTTATAGAGAACCGAACGAGGACATGTTCTTACTCACTGTTTCTCCGGAGAAGGCACCGGACTCTCCCGAATATCTGGAACTGGATTTCCATGAAGGGAATTGTGTGGCAGTCAACGGAAAAAAACTCAATCCGTACGAAGTGGTAGATACATTAAATACAATCGGCGGAAAACACGGGATCGGAAGAGTCGATATCGTAGAGAACCGATTGGTCGGCATCAAGTCCAGAGGAGTGTACGAAACTCCGGGTGGCACCATCCTATTTCACGCGCACAGAGATCTGGAATCCATCACGATCGATAGGGACACGCAACATCATAAGGATAAACTCTCTGCAGAGTTCGCGGAATTGATATATAACGGTCATTGGTTCTCCCCTAGAATGGCTGCGGTCCGAGCATTCATTTCCGAGACCCAAAGATATGTCACTGGTACAGTAAAGGTAAAACTATATAAAGGAAACTGCATAGTC from Leptospira langatensis includes these protein-coding regions:
- a CDS encoding argininosuccinate synthase — its product is MATQKSIKKIVLAYSGGLDTSVILTWLKETYGCEVVAFTADVGQKEELTGLEEKGIKTGASKVYIEDLRLEFARDFIYPAIQGNAIYEMRYLLGTSLARPLIAKAMVEVGKKEGADAFAHGATGKGNDQVRFELAFKSLAPEKEIIAPWRTWTFGGRADLIEYAKSKGIPVPVTASKPYSMDRNLMHISYEGGILEDPYREPNEDMFLLTVSPEKAPDSPEYLELDFHEGNCVAVNGKKLNPYEVVDTLNTIGGKHGIGRVDIVENRLVGIKSRGVYETPGGTILFHAHRDLESITIDRDTQHHKDKLSAEFAELIYNGHWFSPRMAAVRAFISETQRYVTGTVKVKLYKGNCIVVGRKSQVSLYNPEMATFEKEELYNQKDAEGFINLYGLPAKEAARLRKK